A window of candidate division KSB1 bacterium contains these coding sequences:
- a CDS encoding PHP domain-containing protein, which yields MSDFIHLHNHTHYSLLDGACRIPDMVERTKELGMSALAITDHGNMFGAIEFYQTCLKNDIKPIIGSEVYVAPDGRFDKEGAKKNRPTAYHLVLLAKNMHGYRNLMKLVSFGYLQGFYYKPRIDMELLEQYHEGLIAMSACLKGEVSQRYLKNGLQDGINAAEQYRSLFGKDYYLEVQKHGIQEEDTVREGIFQISEQTGIKVLATNDIHYLKKDHWEAHDALLCLQTGKDIEDTNRMRYNTHELYFKTADEMAALFSDHPEALTNTLEVTEKCNLEMNFKEYHLPEFEIPNESDAKDLKAYLKKLAYNGLEKRYENVTPKLKETSRF from the coding sequence ATGTCCGATTTTATTCATTTGCACAATCATACACATTACAGTTTGCTGGATGGTGCCTGCCGTATACCTGATATGGTGGAGCGAACAAAAGAATTGGGTATGTCGGCTCTTGCGATCACCGATCATGGAAATATGTTCGGCGCTATCGAATTTTATCAGACATGCCTTAAAAATGATATCAAGCCGATTATCGGTTCGGAAGTATATGTGGCTCCGGACGGCCGTTTTGATAAGGAAGGGGCCAAAAAGAATCGGCCCACGGCTTACCATCTGGTTCTGCTGGCTAAAAATATGCACGGTTACCGGAATTTAATGAAGCTTGTGTCTTTCGGTTATCTGCAAGGATTTTACTACAAGCCGCGCATAGATATGGAATTGCTGGAGCAATACCATGAAGGTCTGATTGCAATGAGCGCTTGTCTCAAGGGAGAAGTGTCCCAACGTTACCTGAAAAACGGCTTGCAGGATGGTATCAATGCTGCTGAACAATATCGTTCATTATTTGGTAAGGATTATTATCTGGAAGTTCAAAAGCACGGCATCCAGGAGGAAGATACCGTAAGAGAGGGCATTTTTCAGATTAGTGAGCAAACAGGAATCAAAGTCCTCGCAACCAATGATATCCATTATCTGAAAAAAGATCATTGGGAAGCTCATGACGCGTTGTTGTGTTTGCAAACCGGCAAAGACATAGAAGATACAAACCGGATGCGTTACAATACTCATGAGTTGTACTTTAAAACCGCTGATGAAATGGCCGCCCTGTTTTCCGATCACCCTGAAGCATTGACCAATACACTCGAGGTCACTGAAAAATGCAATCTGGAAATGAATTTTAAGGAATATCATCTGCCGGAATTTGAAATTCCCAATGAAAGCGATGCCAAAGACCTGAAAGCGTATCTAAAGAAACTTGCTTATAATGGGCTTGAAAAAAGATATGAGAATGTGACGCCAAAGTTGAAAGAAACGTCTCGATTTTGA
- a CDS encoding OB-fold nucleic acid binding domain-containing protein, which yields MAATISSEMGNTDRVTILIEESRRMGLNVLLPDVNESYTDFVVTDSGLRFGLGAVKNVGYGTIDSIVNARKEGGRFETLFDLAKRMNGNGLNRKVLESLTEAGALDSLAGNRAEKHSAVEAALGFASKLRNGQKDRAQGSLFDMSDEALEVSEPELESKKDWTDNEKLEREKNVLGFYLSGHPLDEFREQIDAFSTVKLDQAFNLREKTSVRICGMITHLKNHIDSKNRRMAFFSVQDLTGSMEGLAFADTYSSYQEYLQEDKVIVITGKINKKENSDAKIIVDSVTSLDEARERFTKNLCLNVNTTDMTEHHVDQLLDVFEKNSGNVPVYFNIKVPETGAFLVRSRVYQINPNLEILTQLRNIVGRENVWIGS from the coding sequence ATGGCTGCTACCATCAGTTCAGAAATGGGGAATACCGATCGAGTGACCATCTTAATTGAGGAATCGCGGCGAATGGGACTCAATGTCCTTTTGCCGGATGTAAATGAAAGCTATACCGACTTTGTGGTGACCGACTCTGGTCTTCGATTTGGGCTGGGAGCTGTGAAAAATGTTGGCTATGGTACTATTGACAGTATTGTGAATGCAAGAAAAGAAGGAGGGCGTTTCGAAACATTGTTTGATCTGGCCAAACGAATGAATGGCAACGGACTTAATAGAAAAGTGTTGGAAAGTTTAACAGAGGCCGGCGCTTTGGATAGTTTGGCTGGTAATCGTGCTGAAAAGCATTCTGCTGTTGAAGCTGCGCTCGGTTTTGCCTCCAAGCTCAGGAACGGACAAAAAGACCGGGCACAAGGCTCCCTCTTTGATATGAGTGATGAAGCATTGGAAGTATCCGAACCCGAGCTGGAATCGAAAAAAGACTGGACGGACAATGAAAAACTTGAGCGGGAAAAAAATGTTCTCGGCTTTTATCTGTCCGGTCATCCGCTTGATGAATTCCGTGAACAAATTGATGCTTTTTCAACCGTGAAACTGGACCAGGCTTTTAATCTGCGCGAGAAAACCTCAGTCAGAATATGCGGAATGATCACACATTTAAAAAACCATATTGATTCTAAAAACAGACGCATGGCTTTTTTTAGCGTACAGGATCTGACTGGTTCTATGGAAGGTCTTGCATTTGCAGATACCTACAGCAGCTATCAAGAGTACCTGCAGGAAGACAAGGTTATTGTGATTACCGGAAAAATCAACAAGAAAGAAAATTCAGATGCCAAAATCATTGTGGATTCTGTGACCTCTCTTGATGAGGCAAGAGAACGGTTCACGAAGAATCTTTGTCTGAATGTGAATACCACTGATATGACCGAACACCATGTGGATCAACTGTTGGATGTGTTTGAAAAAAATAGCGGCAACGTGCCGGTGTATTTTAATATCAAGGTGCCGGAGACAGGCGCGTTTCTGGTCCGGTCCAGAGTCTATCAGATTAATCCGAATTTAGAAATATTAACTCAATTACGAAATATTGTAGGACGCGAGAACGTCTGGATTGGCAGTTAG
- the dnaE gene encoding DNA polymerase III subunit alpha — MDFFSERFLNPERVSMPDIDIDFCYERREEVIDYVKDKYGENSVCQIITFGTMAARAVVRDVGRVLKMSYGDVDKIAKLIPTQSKNLQQALDTVSELSELAKQDETHRRLVEYSTVLEGLARHSSTHAAGVVIAPGELTDYIPLYKTKEGDITTQYEMKVLDECGMLKMDFLGLRTLTVLHKAIAAIRSRGDDIDLQNIPLDDPRVYELFCEGQTVGIFQFESSGMQEYMRKLKPNCVNDLIAMNALYRPGPMSNIDSYINRKYGREDIDYLHPLLEPILKDTYGIIVYQEQVMRVASELAGYSLGDADMLRRVMGKKKIKEMQKHRIQFIKGCKNLHNIPEQKAVEIFTYMEKFASYGFNEAHAACYSIVAYADGIS, encoded by the coding sequence ATGGACTTTTTTTCTGAGCGTTTTCTTAATCCGGAACGTGTCAGTATGCCGGATATTGATATTGACTTTTGTTATGAACGGCGCGAAGAGGTCATTGATTATGTAAAAGACAAGTACGGCGAAAACAGCGTCTGTCAAATTATTACGTTTGGGACTATGGCCGCCCGTGCGGTTGTGCGCGATGTGGGTCGCGTTCTCAAAATGAGTTACGGGGATGTAGACAAGATCGCCAAACTTATCCCCACACAATCCAAAAACCTGCAGCAGGCTCTCGATACAGTCTCTGAATTGTCCGAGCTTGCCAAACAGGATGAAACACACAGGCGCCTTGTTGAATATAGTACAGTTTTGGAAGGTCTGGCCAGACACTCATCGACACACGCAGCCGGTGTTGTGATTGCTCCGGGAGAGTTGACGGATTATATCCCGCTTTACAAAACCAAAGAAGGCGATATTACCACCCAGTATGAAATGAAGGTTCTGGATGAGTGCGGTATGCTCAAAATGGATTTTCTCGGTCTGCGGACATTGACGGTTCTTCATAAAGCCATCGCGGCTATACGTTCCCGTGGTGATGATATTGATCTTCAAAATATACCGCTTGACGATCCCAGAGTATATGAACTGTTCTGTGAGGGACAAACAGTTGGCATTTTTCAGTTTGAGAGTTCCGGTATGCAGGAATACATGCGAAAACTAAAACCCAACTGTGTTAACGATTTGATTGCTATGAATGCGCTTTATCGTCCCGGTCCCATGAGCAATATTGATTCCTATATCAATCGAAAGTACGGCAGGGAAGATATTGATTATCTGCATCCATTGCTGGAGCCGATCTTAAAAGACACCTATGGTATTATTGTTTATCAGGAACAAGTTATGCGAGTTGCCAGTGAGCTTGCAGGTTACTCTCTGGGTGATGCGGATATGCTCAGGCGTGTCATGGGAAAAAAGAAAATAAAGGAAATGCAAAAGCACCGCATTCAGTTTATTAAAGGGTGCAAAAATCTGCATAATATTCCCGAGCAAAAAGCGGTTGAAATATTCACCTATATGGAAAAGTTTGCCAGTTATGGCTTTAATGAGGCGCATGCCGCATGTTATTCAATTGTAGCTTATGCAGACGGCATATCTTAA
- a CDS encoding tetratricopeptide repeat protein, with protein MNFKMFLLFGLAGFTLLLFQCASQQSSRDSMTEDDEQFRQELLAMLEDAEDSPDTAESEQTDDEILTILNEDPDQVETSDNAGDTRDSAQNENDDWWSETDDIWADTEEETSDTRQSEQSALEFQDEFTVSEGSADVGDIPTTLNKMEMSLDQKSKKLDSLRQVLEDRGERLDQLENKMRSAKSGGSVSGGTSGSSGFSNAYRQARSQFEQKNYQACIQSMQTLLQNYPSSNMADNCQYWIAESYFGLGQYEKAVIEFQKVFAYEPTDKHDDAQLMIALSYRRMGQTEQAQQAFQSFLDSYPDSEYIGLVRKYMNL; from the coding sequence ATGAATTTTAAAATGTTTTTACTCTTTGGCTTGGCAGGATTTACATTGCTCCTTTTTCAATGCGCCTCGCAACAATCCTCCCGGGATTCAATGACGGAAGATGACGAGCAGTTTCGGCAGGAACTTTTGGCAATGCTGGAAGATGCAGAAGATTCTCCGGATACCGCTGAATCAGAACAAACGGATGATGAGATTCTGACCATTCTTAATGAAGATCCTGATCAGGTCGAGACCTCGGATAACGCCGGGGATACCCGGGATTCAGCGCAAAATGAAAACGATGATTGGTGGTCGGAAACAGATGATATATGGGCCGACACTGAAGAAGAAACAAGTGATACCCGGCAGAGTGAACAATCTGCGCTTGAATTTCAAGATGAATTCACCGTCAGTGAAGGAAGCGCCGATGTGGGGGATATCCCCACGACATTAAATAAAATGGAAATGTCACTCGACCAAAAATCAAAGAAATTGGATAGTCTGCGTCAGGTATTGGAAGATAGAGGGGAACGGCTCGATCAATTGGAGAATAAAATGCGTTCTGCCAAATCAGGCGGAAGCGTGTCTGGCGGGACGAGCGGTTCTTCCGGATTTTCGAATGCCTACCGGCAGGCTCGCTCTCAGTTTGAACAAAAGAACTATCAGGCCTGTATTCAGAGTATGCAGACATTGCTGCAAAACTATCCGTCCAGCAATATGGCGGATAATTGCCAATACTGGATAGCTGAATCCTATTTTGGTCTGGGGCAGTATGAAAAGGCAGTCATTGAATTTCAAAAGGTTTTTGCATACGAACCCACAGACAAGCATGATGATGCACAGCTCATGATTGCATTGTCCTACAGGCGCATGGGGCAAACTGAACAGGCTCAGCAGGCGTTTCAATCCTTTTTGGATTCTTATCCGGATAGCGAGTATATTGGATTGGTTCGTAAATATATGAATCTGTAA